The Saxibacter everestensis genome has a window encoding:
- the sepH gene encoding septation protein SepH, which translates to MSELKLLGVHDDEEHLTLVDSGGNKFSLAIDESLYAAVRRDRTQLGKLQTQQDPARPRDIQAKIRGGLTAEEVAEQAGVPIEQVRRYEGPVLGERAHIAEQAGRVLVYSVENPNDKPRPLIELVSERLRLRDVDLDSASWDAWRKPDGHWFVELSFSVGTKIRSASWTYNRGSIVAEDDEARWLSDSGPNDSGPIPSRKLAAVSDRVYNVDADGGVRESGSADDESLNETSRILDGLRQRRGRRVAIDLDANDSDPLGDLLDEPAPEEESVPFRSHWRDNIPGAHPAGSAPEEATDAEVFALPAQTGGARKRRTTLDDQPSLLDDEGQDAESNGRAARPKDSGPAARPKDEAAEPEHHDARKSKRPSVPSWEEIMFGAKRD; encoded by the coding sequence ATGTCCGAGCTAAAGTTGCTTGGCGTCCATGATGACGAAGAACATCTGACCCTCGTCGATTCAGGCGGGAACAAGTTCTCACTCGCAATCGACGAGTCCCTGTACGCTGCCGTGCGCCGCGATCGCACTCAGCTCGGCAAGCTGCAAACCCAGCAGGACCCAGCCAGACCGAGGGACATCCAGGCGAAGATCCGAGGCGGGCTCACCGCGGAGGAAGTCGCCGAGCAGGCGGGAGTGCCGATTGAACAGGTGCGCCGCTACGAAGGCCCTGTGCTCGGCGAGCGGGCGCATATCGCAGAACAGGCCGGGCGCGTGCTCGTCTACTCGGTCGAGAACCCCAACGATAAGCCGCGACCGCTGATCGAGCTGGTCTCCGAGCGGCTGCGGCTACGAGACGTCGATCTGGACTCGGCCAGCTGGGACGCCTGGCGCAAGCCCGACGGCCACTGGTTCGTCGAGTTGTCCTTCAGCGTCGGGACGAAGATCCGGAGCGCAAGCTGGACCTACAACCGTGGCTCGATCGTAGCCGAAGACGACGAAGCCCGCTGGCTCAGCGATTCAGGGCCCAACGACTCAGGGCCTATTCCGTCCCGTAAGCTCGCGGCAGTCAGCGACCGGGTGTACAACGTCGATGCCGACGGCGGCGTGCGCGAATCGGGCAGCGCCGACGACGAATCGTTGAATGAGACCAGCCGGATCCTTGACGGACTTCGGCAGCGCAGGGGCCGCCGGGTGGCAATAGACCTGGACGCCAACGACTCGGACCCGCTGGGCGATCTGCTCGACGAGCCTGCGCCGGAGGAAGAGTCCGTACCGTTCCGGTCGCACTGGCGCGATAACATTCCCGGTGCGCATCCCGCCGGATCTGCGCCGGAAGAAGCCACCGACGCCGAGGTATTCGCCCTGCCTGCGCAGACTGGCGGCGCACGGAAGCGAAGGACAACTCTCGACGACCAGCCCTCTCTGCTCGACGATGAGGGTCAGGATGCCGAGAGCAACGGCCGGGCGGCGCGACCAAAGGACAGCGGCCCAGCGGCGCGACCCAAAGACGAGGCAGCCGAACCGGAACACCACGATGCACGGAAGTCCAAGCGGCCAAGCGTGCCGAGCTGGGAAGAGATCATGTTCGGGGCCAAGCGCGACTAG
- a CDS encoding ferrochelatase — MTELRPIDAVLLMSFGGPEQPDEVLPFLQNVTRGRGIPDERLVEVGEHYYGFGGKSPINDQNKDLLKLLEAELASREIDVPIYWGNRNWTPYLIDKLREMHAAGHRRILGLTTSAYSSYSSCRQYREDFGMALETLAAEGIDLEIDKIRQYYNHPGFADAQVDSVTRALDELGADDRARLVFVTHSIPDPMQAASARTTPGYLAQHEALAQLVAEQVAERTGVERRWDLVFCSRSGAPGSPWLEPDINDHLEELADAGETSGVVVVPIGFISDHMEVKFDLDTEAKATAAGLGLPFVRAASVSTHPAFISGLCDLVEERAAQLRGETPAMPSVTPLRAEGPGSGACSAGCCLGRVLKPVRPQWAES, encoded by the coding sequence ATGACCGAGTTACGCCCAATCGACGCCGTTTTGCTGATGTCATTTGGCGGCCCAGAGCAGCCGGACGAGGTGCTGCCGTTCCTGCAGAACGTGACCCGTGGCCGCGGCATACCTGATGAGCGTCTGGTCGAGGTGGGTGAGCACTATTACGGCTTCGGCGGAAAGAGCCCGATCAACGATCAGAACAAGGACCTGCTGAAGCTGCTGGAGGCCGAATTGGCCAGCAGGGAGATCGACGTGCCGATCTACTGGGGGAATCGCAACTGGACCCCTTACCTGATCGACAAGCTTCGCGAAATGCACGCCGCCGGCCATCGCCGGATCCTTGGCCTCACCACGAGCGCGTACTCCTCGTACTCGAGCTGTCGCCAGTACCGCGAAGACTTCGGTATGGCGCTGGAAACGCTCGCCGCCGAAGGGATCGACCTCGAGATCGACAAGATCCGGCAGTACTACAACCATCCGGGGTTCGCCGACGCCCAGGTGGATAGCGTCACGCGTGCCCTGGACGAACTCGGCGCCGACGACCGGGCCCGGCTGGTCTTCGTGACGCACTCGATCCCTGACCCGATGCAGGCCGCGAGCGCACGCACCACGCCCGGCTACCTGGCGCAGCACGAAGCGCTCGCCCAACTCGTGGCTGAACAGGTCGCTGAGCGGACCGGCGTCGAGCGGCGGTGGGACCTGGTGTTCTGCTCACGCTCAGGAGCGCCGGGCAGCCCGTGGCTCGAACCGGATATCAACGATCATCTGGAGGAGCTGGCCGATGCCGGCGAGACCAGCGGGGTGGTGGTCGTCCCGATCGGATTCATTTCGGATCACATGGAGGTCAAGTTCGACCTGGACACCGAAGCCAAGGCGACCGCCGCGGGGCTCGGGCTGCCGTTTGTCCGTGCGGCTTCGGTCAGCACGCACCCGGCCTTCATCTCGGGCTTGTGCGACCTGGTGGAGGAGCGTGCCGCGCAGTTGAGAGGCGAAACGCCCGCAATGCCCTCGGTGACGCCGCTGAGGGCGGAAGGGCCGGGCAGCGGAGCCTGCAGCGCCGGCTGCTGCCTGGGCCGGGTGCTTAAGCCGGTTCGTCCGCAGTGGGCGGAATCGTAG
- a CDS encoding DUF4193 domain-containing protein, with translation MATDYDAPRKTDDDLSEDSLEELKSQRTQKQSSSVDVDETEAAEGYELPGADLSSEELSVRVLPKQSDEFTCMECFLVRHRSQLASEDGGVLICKDCAA, from the coding sequence ATGGCGACGGACTACGACGCGCCGCGCAAGACCGACGATGACCTCAGTGAAGACTCACTGGAGGAGTTGAAGTCCCAGCGCACCCAAAAGCAGTCGAGCAGCGTTGATGTTGATGAGACCGAGGCGGCCGAAGGCTACGAACTGCCTGGCGCCGATCTTTCAAGTGAGGAACTCTCCGTCCGGGTTCTGCCCAAGCAGTCGGATGAGTTCACGTGCATGGAGTGCTTCCTGGTGCGCCATCGTTCGCAGCTTGCCTCGGAAGACGGCGGAGTGTTGATCTGTAAGGACTGCGCAGCCTAG
- a CDS encoding DUF3093 domain-containing protein, which translates to MSQPSPDSPAIIYSERLWPAWWVWTSALLVSGATVLVLIPLSTPAAIVTPIVVFGLFCWWLVSISLKIEVTADTLQVGKARVERKFLGPAKPHLGPDATNARGPGLDVRAFLSIRGWVRDVVEVELIDHEDPAPYWLFSTREPQKLSTILNG; encoded by the coding sequence ATGTCACAGCCATCGCCAGACTCGCCTGCCATCATCTACTCCGAGCGACTGTGGCCGGCCTGGTGGGTCTGGACCAGCGCGCTACTCGTTTCCGGTGCAACCGTCCTGGTTCTGATTCCGCTTTCCACGCCGGCCGCCATCGTCACACCGATCGTGGTCTTCGGCCTGTTCTGTTGGTGGCTGGTCAGCATTTCGCTGAAGATCGAGGTCACCGCGGACACCCTGCAGGTAGGCAAGGCGCGGGTGGAAAGGAAGTTTCTCGGCCCGGCTAAGCCGCACCTGGGGCCGGACGCAACGAACGCCCGCGGTCCGGGTCTGGACGTACGGGCGTTCCTCAGCATTCGCGGCTGGGTTCGCGATGTGGTGGAGGTTGAACTCATCGATCATGAGGATCCGGCTCCCTACTGGCTTTTCTCCACAAGAGAGCCGCAAAAACTCAGCACGATCCTGAACGGTTAA
- the dut gene encoding dUTP diphosphatase, which produces MRLESKLVSDLQAADSDVPVLIVQLDPEMPQPGYEHPGDAGADLRTTEPISLGPGERRTVGTGIALALPNGYVGLVHPRSGLASRHGLTIVNAPGTIDAGYRGEVRVTLVNTDRTEPIVLQRGDRIAQLVIQRVERAKFVVVQELPGSQRGSGGFGSTGGFASTAQGVEN; this is translated from the coding sequence ATGCGACTAGAGTCTAAGCTCGTGAGTGATCTACAAGCAGCAGACAGCGACGTGCCGGTACTAATAGTCCAGCTGGACCCCGAAATGCCGCAGCCGGGATACGAGCACCCGGGCGATGCGGGGGCCGATCTGCGCACAACGGAGCCGATTAGCCTCGGCCCTGGTGAGCGGCGCACCGTCGGAACCGGAATAGCGCTGGCCCTGCCAAACGGGTACGTCGGGCTGGTGCATCCGCGATCCGGGCTGGCGTCGCGTCACGGGCTGACCATTGTCAATGCCCCGGGAACGATCGACGCGGGCTATCGTGGCGAGGTTCGGGTGACCCTGGTCAATACCGACCGAACGGAGCCGATAGTCCTGCAGCGCGGCGACCGGATCGCGCAACTCGTTATTCAGCGGGTGGAACGGGCGAAGTTTGTCGTAGTGCAGGAATTGCCGGGCTCGCAGCGCGGCTCGGGCGGCTTCGGGTCCACCGGCGGATTCGCGAGCACAGCACAGGGAGTTGAGAACTGA
- a CDS encoding DUF3710 domain-containing protein has product MGIFGRRKNQASADSVKGKRAKAKSGIEEVDQPEDDLKSAAVEAEAGDEKAASPSDLTDDADGLNDADDADDADQDDADDADGADEDDADQDDADDADGADEDVADEDEPAAKSGPLDRADNGPFDEAEADDAVRIDLGALRIKPVDGMQLRLDVDESGNRIVSVTLIVEGATLQLQAFAAPRSEGLWREIRKQISASVSRQGGTVDVLHTKFGKEVLARIPARTDDNRTGVRQARFIGVDGPRWFLRAVVGGKALTDDDAKDQIESLLRSVVVVRGDEPMPPRELLKVTAPTQETDDDEDEEQKDSLNPFERGPEITEIR; this is encoded by the coding sequence ATGGGAATTTTTGGCCGGCGTAAGAACCAGGCCTCGGCGGATTCGGTCAAGGGTAAGCGCGCCAAAGCGAAATCCGGCATCGAGGAAGTCGACCAGCCTGAAGACGACTTGAAGTCGGCCGCAGTCGAAGCGGAGGCCGGCGACGAGAAGGCGGCGAGCCCCTCGGACCTGACAGACGACGCGGACGGCCTGAACGACGCAGACGACGCTGACGACGCAGACCAGGACGATGCGGACGATGCGGACGGGGCTGACGAGGACGACGCTGACCAGGACGATGCGGACGATGCGGACGGGGCTGACGAGGACGTCGCTGACGAGGACGAACCGGCAGCCAAGTCGGGCCCGCTCGACCGCGCGGACAATGGCCCGTTCGATGAAGCGGAGGCCGACGATGCCGTCCGGATCGATCTCGGCGCCTTGCGGATCAAGCCGGTCGACGGGATGCAGCTGCGGCTCGATGTGGATGAAAGCGGTAACCGGATCGTCTCGGTCACCCTGATCGTCGAGGGGGCCACGCTTCAGCTGCAGGCATTCGCCGCCCCGCGGTCGGAAGGATTGTGGCGCGAGATCCGTAAACAAATCTCCGCCTCGGTAAGCCGCCAGGGCGGCACGGTCGACGTGCTGCACACCAAGTTCGGCAAAGAGGTCCTGGCTAGAATCCCGGCGCGGACCGACGATAACCGAACCGGAGTCCGGCAGGCACGTTTCATCGGGGTCGACGGCCCGCGCTGGTTCCTGCGCGCAGTTGTCGGCGGGAAGGCGCTCACCGATGACGACGCGAAAGATCAGATCGAATCGCTACTGCGTTCCGTCGTCGTCGTGCGCGGTGACGAGCCGATGCCGCCACGTGAGCTGCTGAAGGTCACGGCGCCCACCCAGGAAACTGACGACGATGAGGACGAGGAGCAGAAGGACTCGTTGAACCCCTTCGAGCGCGGCCCCGAGATCACCGAGATCCGGTAA
- a CDS encoding OB-fold nucleic acid binding domain-containing protein yields MKKRLLAFLNSRDEIEAHDDAALRRSSGSTSISELSGRGPVRLGGIVATVTESTPEESPSLWIELSDGSGVVRICWLGRRKIRGIHPGRQLEVEGMVSYKRGRPTLFNPTYTLIDSDRER; encoded by the coding sequence GTGAAGAAGAGATTACTTGCGTTCCTCAACTCGCGCGATGAGATCGAGGCCCATGACGATGCCGCGCTTCGGCGCAGCAGTGGCTCGACGTCGATCTCCGAGTTGTCCGGCCGTGGCCCCGTCCGGCTCGGAGGCATCGTTGCGACCGTTACTGAAAGCACGCCGGAGGAGTCTCCCTCACTGTGGATCGAACTCTCCGACGGCTCCGGGGTGGTCCGGATCTGCTGGCTTGGACGACGCAAGATCCGCGGCATCCATCCCGGCCGACAGCTGGAAGTAGAGGGCATGGTCAGCTACAAGCGCGGCCGCCCCACCCTGTTCAACCCCACGTACACGTTAATTGACTCCGACCGGGAACGGTGA
- a CDS encoding DUF3159 domain-containing protein: protein MTESHERPDVGADSSDATRRDVDPEQPAATLGKALGRGALGRAGSGSVKEAIGGPWGVINSVLPGLLFVIVYSVTSELKPSLISAIGAGVGLMIVSLFRRQPVSQSIGGLIGVALCAFVAMRSGKAEDYFLIGLFTNAGSILIFLISILIRWPLIGLIAGYLTGEELRWRNDPARLRLFQRISWMWIAAFALRLIVQVPLYLSGNVAALGTLRLALGLPLFALVAWLSWLLIRKAPTAREEEPLRPAS, encoded by the coding sequence ATGACTGAATCGCACGAACGGCCTGACGTCGGAGCGGACAGTTCCGACGCGACCCGGCGTGACGTGGACCCGGAGCAACCGGCTGCGACGCTCGGAAAGGCCTTGGGCCGCGGAGCGCTGGGGCGAGCAGGTTCCGGCAGCGTCAAGGAAGCGATCGGCGGCCCGTGGGGCGTCATCAACTCGGTTCTGCCAGGCTTGCTGTTCGTCATCGTGTATTCGGTGACATCCGAGCTGAAGCCATCGCTGATTTCGGCAATCGGAGCGGGCGTCGGGCTAATGATCGTCTCGCTGTTCCGGCGGCAGCCGGTGAGCCAGAGCATCGGCGGCCTGATCGGCGTTGCGCTCTGCGCGTTCGTCGCGATGCGAAGCGGCAAAGCCGAGGACTATTTCCTGATCGGGCTGTTCACCAACGCCGGCTCGATCCTGATCTTTCTGATCTCGATTCTGATCCGCTGGCCGCTTATCGGGCTGATCGCCGGCTACCTCACCGGCGAGGAGCTGCGCTGGCGCAACGATCCGGCCCGGCTGCGGTTGTTCCAGCGGATCAGCTGGATGTGGATCGCCGCTTTCGCGCTGCGGCTCATTGTGCAGGTACCGCTCTACCTCAGCGGCAACGTAGCCGCGCTCGGCACGCTGCGGCTGGCGCTGGGCCTGCCACTGTTCGCGCTCGTCGCCTGGCTGTCGTGGCTGCTTATTCGGAAGGCGCCAACAGCTCGAGAAGAGGAACCTCTCCGCCCGGCGTCGTGA
- a CDS encoding potassium channel family protein has protein sequence MKVVIAGAGSVGRSIARELIAHHHEVLLIDKSAAAMKRDRVPSARWLLADACEMAGLNEAQLEDADVVVAATGDDKTNLVMLLIAKTEFAVPRTVGRVNNPKNEWLFDESWGVDVAVSTPRLMTALVEEAVEIGGLVRLLTFEQGKSGLVEFTVHQDSPIVGKPVGSLALPEDAVLVAVLRSSRALAPTPDDILEAGDELFFITTPGGEVPLLELLAPSE, from the coding sequence GTGAAAGTAGTCATCGCAGGGGCGGGAAGCGTGGGCCGCTCCATAGCCCGGGAGCTCATTGCGCACCACCACGAGGTGCTGCTGATCGACAAGTCGGCCGCCGCGATGAAACGCGACCGGGTGCCGAGCGCCCGCTGGTTGCTTGCCGATGCGTGTGAGATGGCCGGTCTGAACGAGGCCCAGCTGGAGGACGCTGACGTCGTGGTGGCCGCGACCGGTGATGACAAGACAAATCTGGTGATGCTGTTGATCGCCAAAACCGAGTTCGCCGTGCCCAGGACGGTGGGCCGGGTCAACAATCCGAAGAATGAGTGGCTCTTCGACGAGTCCTGGGGTGTGGACGTTGCGGTGTCAACGCCGCGGCTGATGACCGCACTGGTCGAGGAGGCGGTGGAAATCGGCGGCCTGGTACGCCTGCTCACCTTCGAACAGGGCAAGTCCGGATTGGTTGAATTCACAGTTCATCAGGATTCGCCGATTGTCGGGAAGCCGGTGGGATCGCTGGCTCTGCCGGAGGATGCCGTTCTGGTTGCGGTGCTGCGCAGCTCGCGTGCGCTCGCACCGACCCCTGATGACATTCTCGAGGCGGGCGACGAGCTGTTCTTCATCACGACGCCGGGCGGAGAGGTTCCTCTTCTCGAGCTGTTGGCGCCTTCCGAATAA
- a CDS encoding potassium channel family protein — MGCGRVGTTIAQTLDASGHSVAVIDQNESAFLRLSDSFSGTTVTGIGFDRETLQEANITDAYALAAVSSGDNSNILAARVARETFGVSHVVARIYDPGRAEIYQRIGIPTVATVRWTADQVMRRLIPQGSASEFREPSGRLMLAEVHLHESWVGQPLKAIEGTVPVRVAYLTRTGEGTMPSDRMLIQEGDLLHVMMPIEKRDEIAAALGSLKESSE, encoded by the coding sequence ATGGGGTGTGGTCGAGTAGGGACCACGATCGCTCAGACCCTCGATGCCTCGGGGCATTCGGTCGCGGTGATCGACCAGAATGAGAGCGCGTTTCTGCGGTTGTCGGACAGTTTTTCCGGCACCACCGTGACCGGTATCGGCTTCGACCGCGAAACCCTGCAGGAGGCGAACATCACAGATGCTTACGCCCTGGCAGCTGTCAGCAGCGGCGACAACTCCAACATTCTTGCCGCCCGGGTTGCCCGGGAGACCTTCGGCGTTTCCCACGTGGTGGCACGGATTTACGACCCGGGCCGGGCCGAGATTTACCAGCGAATCGGCATCCCCACCGTGGCGACCGTCCGGTGGACCGCCGACCAGGTGATGCGGCGACTGATTCCGCAGGGGTCGGCCAGCGAGTTCCGCGAACCCTCCGGCCGGCTGATGCTGGCAGAGGTTCATCTGCACGAAAGCTGGGTCGGTCAGCCGCTTAAGGCGATCGAGGGCACGGTGCCGGTGCGGGTGGCGTACCTGACCAGGACGGGCGAGGGCACCATGCCCAGTGACCGGATGCTTATTCAGGAGGGCGACCTGCTGCACGTGATGATGCCGATAGAAAAGCGCGATGAGATTGCGGCGGCACTTGGTTCATTGAAGGAGAGCTCGGAGTGA
- a CDS encoding APC family permease, which translates to MATFTDALKRVIVGRPYRSDRLSETLLPKRIALPVFASDALSSVAYAPDEILLTLSLAGITAMTISPLVGAAVAVVMLVVVASYRQNVRAYTSGGGDYEVAATNLGRPASITVASALLVDYVLTVAVSISSAAHYAATAVSALRGTEPYIAVTLVLIITAANLRGVRESGRAFAVPTYIFIISILGMCIWGLIRLLIGDVPQAASSGYTVAPGAGFDAGLLGLAGALLVMRAFSSGCAALTGVEAISNGVPAFQKPKSKNAATTLLLLGVIAVSMLMGIIFLASQTRLHFVSDPATQLIGPNGEPAGDSYIQDPVIGQLAEAIFSDFPPAFYLVAVVTGIILVLAANTAFSGFPGLASILARDGFLPRQLNTRGDRLAFSNGIIALAIAAIVLILAFGADTTSLIQLYIVGVFVSFTVGQFGMVKHWTAKLRLSTDRAERATLRRSRVVNFIGLLMTGVVLIVVLATKFLLGAWIAIAAMAVLFVMMGAIRKHYDRVADELTPGDEDSARLLPPNVHAIVLVSKVHKPTLRALAYARAARPTVLEAVTVGVDRAETEALREQWDSADLPVRLTSLDSPYREITRPILQYVRRIRRESPRDLIIVYIPEYIVGHWWEHLLHNQTALRLKSRLLFVSGVMVASVPWRLSSFEKVSEVVEEQRVQERARAKERARAKE; encoded by the coding sequence GTGGCAACATTTACAGACGCGCTTAAGAGGGTAATCGTTGGGCGACCCTACCGGAGCGATCGCCTTAGCGAAACTCTACTTCCCAAACGCATCGCGCTGCCGGTGTTCGCCTCCGACGCGCTTTCCTCCGTTGCTTACGCCCCGGACGAGATCCTGCTGACCCTGTCGCTCGCCGGGATCACCGCAATGACGATATCGCCGCTGGTCGGTGCGGCGGTGGCTGTCGTCATGCTGGTTGTCGTCGCGTCCTACCGACAGAATGTGCGCGCCTACACGTCAGGCGGCGGTGACTACGAGGTCGCCGCTACCAACCTCGGCCGTCCGGCCAGCATTACCGTGGCCAGCGCACTACTGGTTGACTACGTTCTGACTGTGGCGGTATCCATCTCATCGGCCGCCCACTACGCGGCAACCGCGGTCTCAGCGCTGCGCGGCACCGAGCCATACATTGCCGTGACCCTCGTGCTGATCATCACCGCAGCCAACCTGCGGGGAGTGCGCGAATCGGGCCGCGCCTTCGCAGTCCCGACCTACATCTTCATCATCTCCATCCTCGGGATGTGCATCTGGGGCCTGATCCGGCTGTTGATCGGGGATGTGCCGCAGGCCGCGTCCTCCGGTTACACAGTCGCGCCGGGCGCCGGGTTCGACGCCGGGTTGCTTGGCCTGGCCGGGGCGCTGCTGGTGATGCGGGCGTTTTCGTCGGGCTGTGCCGCGCTGACCGGTGTGGAGGCGATCAGCAACGGCGTGCCGGCGTTCCAGAAGCCGAAGAGTAAGAACGCCGCGACGACTCTGCTGTTGCTGGGCGTGATCGCGGTTTCGATGCTGATGGGCATCATCTTCCTGGCCAGCCAGACCAGGCTGCATTTCGTCTCCGATCCTGCCACCCAGCTGATCGGTCCGAACGGTGAGCCGGCGGGCGATTCCTATATCCAGGACCCGGTGATCGGACAGCTGGCCGAGGCGATCTTCTCCGACTTTCCGCCGGCGTTCTATCTTGTCGCCGTGGTCACCGGGATCATCCTGGTGCTTGCCGCGAATACAGCGTTCTCCGGGTTTCCCGGCCTGGCCTCGATCCTGGCCAGGGACGGTTTCCTGCCTCGCCAGCTGAATACTCGTGGAGACCGGCTGGCATTCTCCAACGGCATCATCGCCCTTGCCATCGCGGCGATTGTTCTTATTCTCGCCTTCGGCGCCGACACAACTTCCTTGATTCAGCTCTACATCGTCGGGGTGTTCGTCTCCTTCACAGTCGGACAGTTCGGCATGGTCAAGCACTGGACGGCCAAGTTGCGGCTGAGCACCGACCGGGCAGAGCGGGCCACGTTGCGTAGGTCGCGGGTAGTGAACTTCATCGGCCTGCTGATGACCGGCGTCGTCCTGATCGTCGTCCTGGCCACGAAATTCCTGCTCGGCGCCTGGATCGCAATTGCCGCGATGGCAGTCCTGTTCGTCATGATGGGCGCGATCCGGAAGCACTACGATCGGGTCGCGGACGAACTGACTCCCGGCGATGAGGACTCCGCGCGGCTGCTGCCGCCCAATGTGCACGCCATAGTGCTGGTCTCCAAGGTGCACAAGCCGACGTTGCGGGCGCTCGCCTACGCCAGGGCCGCGCGTCCGACGGTCCTGGAAGCGGTCACGGTCGGCGTTGACCGGGCCGAAACCGAGGCGCTGCGCGAGCAATGGGATTCTGCGGACCTGCCGGTGCGGCTCACCAGCCTTGACTCGCCGTACCGGGAGATCACCAGGCCGATCCTGCAATACGTGCGTCGGATCCGGCGGGAATCTCCCCGGGACCTGATCATCGTGTATATCCCGGAGTACATCGTGGGCCACTGGTGGGAGCACCTGTTGCACAACCAGACGGCGCTTCGGCTGAAGTCGCGCCTGCTCTTCGTCAGCGGCGTGATGGTCGCCAGCGTGCCATGGCGGCTCAGCTCCTTCGAGAAGGTATCCGAGGTCGTCGAAGAGCAACGGGTCCAGGAGCGGGCACGAGCCAAGGAGCGGGCACGAGCCAAGGAATGA
- a CDS encoding class I SAM-dependent RNA methyltransferase yields the protein MELTVTIEAVGQGGICIARHEGRVVFVPDVLPGETVRVVVPEPAENAKFWRAELREVLEPSHSRIATRWSEAGPGGVGGAELAHVELEASRRWKSSVIAEQLSRLAGLELAVEVEAAEGDVERDGLGWRTRVQFAVARDGRLGGLAPRSHRIVPLTRMPLATSRIEGLGILGHRFPGADRVEVIAPASGAQALVVVSYGQPPKDADGQAPKDAGFQARRKQSLTAFAELNPDVSLVAVDEPNRRSGTRRPRGRRQGSSRTQRPRRELISGQDFVEEAVAFTLAGDRVERQFRVTGGGFWQVHRAAPGILTQALLDAVAVQPGEKVADLYSGAGLFTAALAIAAGADGQVTGIEGDQQAVSDSERNLADLPTVRLHRGPVEKELAGIPVGQAVPALDVVTLDPPRSGAGKAVVEQIVAHRPRIVGYVSCDPATLARDIAYFAERGYRLSSLRAFDLFPLTHHVESLAVLTPGPN from the coding sequence ATGGAGCTGACGGTTACGATCGAGGCCGTTGGCCAGGGCGGCATCTGCATAGCACGCCACGAGGGCCGCGTCGTGTTCGTGCCCGATGTGCTTCCCGGCGAAACTGTCCGGGTTGTAGTGCCGGAGCCGGCGGAGAATGCGAAATTCTGGCGTGCCGAGCTGCGCGAGGTTCTTGAACCCTCGCACTCTCGGATCGCCACGCGATGGAGCGAGGCCGGGCCGGGCGGTGTCGGTGGTGCAGAGCTTGCCCACGTCGAGCTCGAAGCCAGTAGACGCTGGAAGTCATCGGTTATCGCCGAACAGCTTTCCAGGCTGGCCGGCCTGGAACTGGCCGTCGAGGTCGAGGCAGCTGAAGGTGACGTCGAGCGTGACGGCCTGGGATGGCGAACCCGCGTGCAGTTCGCCGTGGCGCGCGACGGCCGGCTCGGCGGCCTGGCACCGCGGTCACACCGGATCGTGCCTCTGACGCGAATGCCGCTGGCGACCAGCCGGATCGAGGGACTCGGTATCCTCGGCCATCGTTTTCCGGGCGCCGATCGGGTCGAGGTCATCGCTCCGGCCTCGGGGGCACAGGCCCTCGTGGTCGTCTCGTACGGCCAGCCACCGAAGGACGCCGACGGCCAGGCCCCGAAGGACGCCGGCTTCCAGGCCAGACGCAAACAGTCGTTGACTGCATTCGCCGAGCTGAACCCCGATGTGTCACTCGTCGCGGTGGACGAACCGAACCGACGGTCCGGTACTCGGCGACCGCGTGGACGCCGGCAGGGCAGCTCGCGGACCCAGCGACCCAGACGCGAACTGATCTCCGGCCAGGACTTCGTCGAGGAAGCGGTGGCCTTCACCCTGGCCGGCGATCGTGTGGAACGGCAATTCCGGGTAACCGGCGGCGGCTTCTGGCAGGTGCACCGGGCAGCACCGGGCATATTGACTCAGGCGCTGCTCGACGCCGTAGCTGTCCAGCCGGGGGAGAAGGTGGCCGACCTCTACTCCGGGGCGGGCCTATTCACTGCTGCGCTGGCCATTGCCGCCGGTGCGGACGGCCAGGTCACCGGGATTGAGGGAGACCAGCAGGCCGTTTCCGACTCGGAACGAAACCTTGCGGATCTTCCGACCGTGCGGCTGCACCGGGGCCCGGTAGAAAAAGAGCTCGCGGGAATCCCCGTGGGTCAAGCTGTTCCGGCCCTCGACGTGGTCACGCTCGACCCACCACGCTCGGGCGCCGGGAAGGCCGTCGTCGAACAAATCGTCGCGCACAGACCCCGGATCGTTGGCTACGTTTCCTGCGATCCGGCAACCCTTGCCCGCGACATCGCCTATTTCGCCGAACGAGGTTACCGGCTGTCGTCATTGCGCGCGTTTGATCTGTTTCCGCTGACCCACCATGTGGAGAGCCTC